Below is a genomic region from Microbacterium esteraromaticum.
GGCAACTCCGTCGTCTTTCTCGACGGCGTCGACGACCGCACCGCAGCCGAGTCGCTCGTGCGCGCCATCCTCTGGATGGACGAGGACGATGAGGCCGAGGACGACGCCTGGTACGCGCACCAGCTGGTCGGGCTCGACGTCGTTCGCGACGACGCGGTCGTCGGCCGCGTCGCGCGGGTCGAGCATCTCCCCGCCCAGGACCTGCTGATCGTCCGCACCGAGTCCGGCGACGTGATGGTGCCCTTCGTCGAGGCGCTCGTGCCCACTGTCGACATCGCCGCCGGTCGCATCGTCGTCACACCTCCGCCCGGGCTCTTCGAGGAGCTCCCGGCCGCCGACGACGCGCCCTCCGAGTGACGAGCGGCGCCGCACGATGAGAATCGACGTCGTCTCGATCTTCCCGTCGTACTTCGACGGTCTGACGCTCTCTCTGCTCGGGAAGGCCCGTGACTCGGGCATCCTGGATCTGAACGTCCACGATCTCAGGGACTGGACCTCAGACAGGCATCGCACCGTCGACGACACGCCGTACGGCGGCGGCGCGGGCATGGTCATGAAGCCGGAGCCCTGGGGTCTCGCTCTCGACCGCCTCGCCGCGCCACCCGCAGAGCCCGCCCCGAACACTGCGCGCTCCGAGCGACCCACCATCATCTTCCCCTCGCCTGCCGGCGAGGTCTTCACCCAGGCCACGGCTCGCGACCTCGCCACTCGTGAGCATCTCATCTTCGGATGCGGCCGCTACGAGGGCATCGACGAGCGCGTCTTCGAGTACGCGGCCGAGCTCGGCGAGGTGCGTCTGATCAGCCTTGGTGATTACGTCCTCAACGGGGGAGAGGTGGCGGTGATGGCCATGGTCGAGGCGATCGGCCGCCTCATCCCCGGTGTCGTGGGCAACCCGGAGAGCCTCGTCGAGGAGTCGCACGAAGACGGACTGCTCGAGTACCCGTCATACACGAAGCCCTCCGTCTGGCGTGATCGGGAGGTGCCGCCGATCCTGCTCAGCGGCAATCACGGCGCGATCGCCGGGTGGCGCCACGAGCAGCAGCTCGAGCGCACGCGGACGCGCCGTCCGGATCTGATCGCGGACTGAGCGCCGCGCTACGCCGATTCAGCGACCGGATGAGATCGGGATGCCGTCGGTGCGGGTCTCGCTCGGCCCCGACTCGTCGACGTGCTCGAGCGCATCCTGTCGGCGCGCGGCGCGCACGGAGCGGATCCGCGAGGCCGCGAACACGACGACGGCGAGGGCGACGACCACGATGACGACGTTCTGTACCACGTCGACGTACTGCTCGACGATGTGCCAGCCGGAGCCGAGGAACCATCCGCAGAGGATGAACGCGGTGTTCCAGATCAGGCTGCCGGCCGTCGTGAGGACTCCGAAGCGCCACATCGGCATCCGCGCCACGCCAGCGGGGATCGAGATCAGGCTGCGGAAGATCGGGATGAACCGGCCGAAGAACACCGCCTTGCCGCCATGCCGATGGAACCAGGCGACGGTCCTGTCGACGTCGGACACGGCGACGAGGGGCAGACGGTCTGCGATTCGGCGCAGCCTGCGAAGGCCGAGCCACGCGCCGAGCCCGTAGAGGGCGAGCGCACCCACGAGCGAGCCCACGGTGGTCCACAGCACCGCCTCCCACAGACCGAAGGAACCGTCATGGGCTGCGATGCCGGCCATCGGCAGGATCGCCTCACTCGGCAGGGGAGGGAACAGGTTCTCCAGAGCGATCGCCAGCCCTGCGCCGATCGGTCCGATGAGGTCCATCAGGCCGATCACGGCGTCGATGAGAGAGCCGAGCCAGGAGGTGTCCGTCGTGGTGCTCGTCATCGTCTGGCGCTCCCTCAGGATCGTCGGGCGGGTGTCGCACGCGAGTCTATGCGGACGCCGATGCGAGAGTTCTGGGAGCCCGGCGATCGCGCCCCGTCAGTCGACGCCGAGGAAGCCGCGGTCGGTGAGGACGATCGGACCGTCCTTGGTGACGGCGACAGTGTGCTCCGAGTGCGAGCCCCGTGAGCCGTCGGCACTGCGGAGCGTCCAGCCGTCGTCGTCGGTGACGAGTTCGTCGGTGGTGGCCAGGAACCACGGCTCGAGGGCGAAGACGAGACCCTCGCGCAGCGGGAAGCCGCGTCCGGCGCGCCCGTCGTTCGGCACGTGCGGATCACCGTGCATGATCCGTCCGACGCCGTGACCGCCGAAGTCCGTGTTGATCGAGTAGCCCTCGACATGCGCGACGGCGGCGATGGATGCCGAGATGTCGCCGATGCGGTTTCCCACGACCGCGGCGGCGATGGCAGCCTCCAGCGCCCGCTCGGTGGTGTCGATCAGACGAAGGTCCTCATCGCGCGGTGTCCCGACGACGAACGAGACCGCGGAGTCGGCGACCCATCCATCCACGGACACGGCGAAGTCGAGCGAAACGAGGTCGCCGTCGCGGAGCGTGTAGTCGTGGGGGAGGCCGTGCAGCACGGCGTCGTTCACCGAGGTGCAGATGACCTTGCCGAAGGGGCCGCGGCCGAAGGAGGGCGCGTAGTCGATGTAGCACGACTCGGCGCCGGCACGGCGGATCAGATCGTGGGCCCGCGCGTCGATCGCGAGCAGGTTCGTCCCGACCTTCGTCTCGTCGCGCAGGGTCGCCAGGGTCTCTGCGACGAAGCGGCCCGCGGCGCGCATCTCGTCGATCTCGGCGGGGGTGCGCAATTCGATCATGGGAGTTCCTCTCGTCGCCATCCATTCTCCCCGATCCGCACGGCGCCGATGCCCACAGCGAACACTCGCCCGAGCGGACGGGCGGCCACGTAGCATCGGAGCATGATGCTGCGACGGCTGTTCTTCCGCTGGCTTCTGCCGGCCTCCCTCGCGCTTCCGGCGTGGATGCTCGTCGGCTGGGCGATCTTCGGACGCAACGGGTGGGGCCTGCTCTGGGTGCTGCTGATGGCGATCCCCGGCGTCTTCGTCACCCAGCTGATCCTGACGCTGCTCACCCGCTCGAGGCCCTCCGTGCGCGCCGAGCGTGCGGTGTCGTGGCTGGATGTCGCCGGCTTCGGTCTCTGGCATGTGCTGACGATCCTGGTCGGATGCTTCATCGACGGCGCGTTCCCCTGGCTGCTCACCGCCGCGATCGTCGTCGCGGTCGGCATGCTGTGGATGCAGCTGTGGCAGCTCTGGAACGAGGCGCGCGGTACAGGGGCTCGCCTGCGCGAGACCATCACGTGGTCGACGATCACCCCGCCGCAGCGTAGCGGGAGCACTGTCTCGGACCCCGACGTGATCGTCATCGAGGAATCCCGCTCGCGGGACCTCTGAGCCGCTCGCCGTGATTGGCGCGCGGCCGCGGTTCATGGCAGAATAGCTGTTTGTGCCGTGACCCGGTTCTGCCTCAGGGGAACCCGCGGACGCCTCGCGCGCCGCTCGGCACACACCCGTTCTCATCCCTTTGATTCATGCATCCGACCTGTGGCGAGTGCAGAGAGAGACGATCATGCAGATCCTCGACGCCGTCGACGCGGCTTCGCTCCGTTCCGACATTCCTGTCTTCAACCCCGGTGACACCGTCAAGGTGCACGTGAACATCACCGAGGGCACCCGCTCGCGCATCCAGGTGTTCCAGGGAGTCGTCATCGGCCGCCAGGGCGATGGAGTCCGCGAGACCTTCACGGTCCGCAAGATCAGCTTCCAGGTCGGCGTCGAGCGCACCTTCCCGGTGCACTCGCCGGTGATCGACCACATCGAGGTCGTCACCCGCGGTGACGTCCGTCGCGCGAAGCTGTACTACCTGCGCAACCTGCGCGGCAAGAAGGCCAAGATCAAGGAGAAGCGCGAGAACTGACTCGTCGCATCCTTGCCGACAGAACCCCGGGACACCCGTCCCGGGGTTCTGTCGTTCCGGCACGGGTGTGCGACCCTTGTAATGCCGCGCGTGCGCGGTGAGTCGATGAAGAGGAAACACATGACATCCGATGCCCCCGCGGCAACCCAGCCACCGCAGCGGCGCCGGGGCGCACTGGTCTTCCTGCGCGACGTGCTGGTCATCATCCTCATCGCCGCACTGGTCTCGTTCGTCGTGAAGACCTTCGTCGTGCGGTCGTTCTACATCCCCTCCGGATCGATGGAGCGCACGCTCCTCGTCAACGATCGCATCCTGGTCGATGAGCTCACGCCGCGATGGAGCGGGTACGACCGCGGGGATGTCGTGGTGTTCAAGGACCCGGGCGGCTGGCTGCCCAGCCCGCCGCAGAGGCCTGCGAGGCCGCCCCTCGTCGAGGCCGCGGACTGGGCGCTCACCTTCGTCGGCATCTCGACGACAGACGCGCAGGACCATCTGGTCAAGCGGGTGATCGGGATGCCGGGCGATCACGTCGTGTGCTGCAATGCTCTGGGACAGGTCACCGTGAACGGATCACCCGTGAACGAGCTCGGCTACCTCAACCTCCCCGAAGGGGACACAGCGGCATCGAACGCCGAGTTCGACGTCACCGTTCCCGACGACCGCATCTGGGTCATGGGCGACAACCGCGATCGCTCGCAGGACTCGCGAGCGCACCAGGACCTGCCCGGCGGTGGCTTCGTGCCCCTCGAGAACGTCGTGGGGCGCGCATTCCTGACCACCTGGCCGGTGAACAGGTTCGGGCCCATCGACACGCACGACGACGTGTTCCGCGCCGTGCCCGACGAGGAATGACCGTGGTCGCGCCGACCCTCACACTCGAGCGTCGGCTTCTCAAGGAGTTCGACCTCATCATCGCGCT
It encodes:
- the rimM gene encoding ribosome maturation factor RimM (Essential for efficient processing of 16S rRNA), which encodes MAAEKNQLRVGRLLKAHGLKGALKLELYTDNPERRFVPGAEFTLQVPEASSWHGKTVTIREYRVMNGNSVVFLDGVDDRTAAESLVRAILWMDEDDEAEDDAWYAHQLVGLDVVRDDAVVGRVARVEHLPAQDLLIVRTESGDVMVPFVEALVPTVDIAAGRIVVTPPPGLFEELPAADDAPSE
- the trmD gene encoding tRNA (guanosine(37)-N1)-methyltransferase TrmD, with the protein product MRIDVVSIFPSYFDGLTLSLLGKARDSGILDLNVHDLRDWTSDRHRTVDDTPYGGGAGMVMKPEPWGLALDRLAAPPAEPAPNTARSERPTIIFPSPAGEVFTQATARDLATREHLIFGCGRYEGIDERVFEYAAELGEVRLISLGDYVLNGGEVAVMAMVEAIGRLIPGVVGNPESLVEESHEDGLLEYPSYTKPSVWRDREVPPILLSGNHGAIAGWRHEQQLERTRTRRPDLIAD
- a CDS encoding DedA family protein yields the protein MTSTTTDTSWLGSLIDAVIGLMDLIGPIGAGLAIALENLFPPLPSEAILPMAGIAAHDGSFGLWEAVLWTTVGSLVGALALYGLGAWLGLRRLRRIADRLPLVAVSDVDRTVAWFHRHGGKAVFFGRFIPIFRSLISIPAGVARMPMWRFGVLTTAGSLIWNTAFILCGWFLGSGWHIVEQYVDVVQNVVIVVVALAVVVFAASRIRSVRAARRQDALEHVDESGPSETRTDGIPISSGR
- the map gene encoding type I methionyl aminopeptidase — encoded protein: MIELRTPAEIDEMRAAGRFVAETLATLRDETKVGTNLLAIDARAHDLIRRAGAESCYIDYAPSFGRGPFGKVICTSVNDAVLHGLPHDYTLRDGDLVSLDFAVSVDGWVADSAVSFVVGTPRDEDLRLIDTTERALEAAIAAAVVGNRIGDISASIAAVAHVEGYSINTDFGGHGVGRIMHGDPHVPNDGRAGRGFPLREGLVFALEPWFLATTDELVTDDDGWTLRSADGSRGSHSEHTVAVTKDGPIVLTDRGFLGVD
- a CDS encoding MFS transporter permease produces the protein MMLRRLFFRWLLPASLALPAWMLVGWAIFGRNGWGLLWVLLMAIPGVFVTQLILTLLTRSRPSVRAERAVSWLDVAGFGLWHVLTILVGCFIDGAFPWLLTAAIVVAVGMLWMQLWQLWNEARGTGARLRETITWSTITPPQRSGSTVSDPDVIVIEESRSRDL
- the rplS gene encoding 50S ribosomal protein L19, with protein sequence MQILDAVDAASLRSDIPVFNPGDTVKVHVNITEGTRSRIQVFQGVVIGRQGDGVRETFTVRKISFQVGVERTFPVHSPVIDHIEVVTRGDVRRAKLYYLRNLRGKKAKIKEKREN
- the lepB gene encoding signal peptidase I, producing MTSDAPAATQPPQRRRGALVFLRDVLVIILIAALVSFVVKTFVVRSFYIPSGSMERTLLVNDRILVDELTPRWSGYDRGDVVVFKDPGGWLPSPPQRPARPPLVEAADWALTFVGISTTDAQDHLVKRVIGMPGDHVVCCNALGQVTVNGSPVNELGYLNLPEGDTAASNAEFDVTVPDDRIWVMGDNRDRSQDSRAHQDLPGGGFVPLENVVGRAFLTTWPVNRFGPIDTHDDVFRAVPDEE